A genome region from Coturnix japonica isolate 7356 chromosome 13, Coturnix japonica 2.1, whole genome shotgun sequence includes the following:
- the LOC107320215 gene encoding hepatitis A virus cellular receptor 1 homolog isoform X2, with product MEKERPIDLDLAEEKPWSCAGLTVSGLQVKGEVGQNITVPCFYRVKTERDITSVCWGRDACPSSKCSHPIIWTDGWKVTERYHPKYVLKGDLLKGNVSLTILNAQETDSGTYCCRVEIPGWFNDETTNLQVVVERARVSTASPLTHTSPLTSAPGIVSETSFTDRMWPPVSLSEAPETASGSNSSTSDYPEVSSSLQNTSISTYSQQYSEKSVYLRTGLCVAFLVILALGLFLGYLRNMKKLSKFASSVAYWRPERAGNQSALEVEIHAEENIYTIH from the exons atggaaaaagaaagacctATTGACCTGGATTTGGCTGAAGAGAAgccatggagctgtgcag GCCTTACAGTGTCAGGACTGCAGGTGAAGGGAGAGGTTGGTCAGAATATCACGGTGCCCTGCTTTTACAGGGTTAAGACGGAACGTGACATCACCTCAGTGTGCTGGGGCCGTGATGCCTGCCCCTCTTCCAAATGTTCTCACCCCATTATCTGGACAGATGGGTGGAAGGTGACAGAGAGATACCACCCAAAGTATGTGCTGAAAGGGGACCTGCTGAAGGGCAACGTGTCCCTCACCATCCTGAATGCCCAGGAAACAGACAGTGGGACGTACTGCTGCCGTGTGGAGATCCCGGGGTGGTTCAACGATGAGACAACCAACCTCCAGGTGGTGGTTGAGAGAG CTAGGGTCTCTACTGCAAGTCCTCTCACTCACACCTCTCCACTGACCTCAG CTCCTGGGATTGTCAGTGAAACGTCCTTTACTGACAGAATGTGGCCTCcagtttctctttcagaagCTCCTGAGACT GCCTCTGGTTCCAACTCAAGTACTTCAGACTACCCAGAAGTATCCTCAAGCCTGCAG AATACATCCATATCAACTTATAGTCAGCAGTACTCAGAAAAGAGTGTTTACCTCAGAACTGGATTGTGTGTGGCGTTTCTGGTCATCCTTGCTCTGGGTCTGTTCCTAG GATATTTACGCAATATGAAGAAACTGAGTAAGTTTGCAAG CTCTGTTGCATATTGGAGACCAGAACGTGCTGGGAACCAAAGTGCTCTGGAAGTTGAGATCCatgcagaggaaaacatttaCACAATACACTAA
- the LOC107320215 gene encoding hepatitis A virus cellular receptor 1 homolog isoform X1, with protein MEKERPIDLDLAEEKPWSCAGLTVSGLQVKGEVGQNITVPCFYRVKTERDITSVCWGRDACPSSKCSHPIIWTDGWKVTERYHPKYVLKGDLLKGNVSLTILNAQETDSGTYCCRVEIPGWFNDETTNLQVVVERARVSTASPLTHTSPLTSAPGIVSETSFTDRMWPPVSLSEAPETASGSNSSTSDYPEVSSSLQNTSISTYSQQYSEKSVYLRTGLCVAFLVILALGLFLGRRYLRNMKKLSKFASSVAYWRPERAGNQSALEVEIHAEENIYTIH; from the exons atggaaaaagaaagacctATTGACCTGGATTTGGCTGAAGAGAAgccatggagctgtgcag GCCTTACAGTGTCAGGACTGCAGGTGAAGGGAGAGGTTGGTCAGAATATCACGGTGCCCTGCTTTTACAGGGTTAAGACGGAACGTGACATCACCTCAGTGTGCTGGGGCCGTGATGCCTGCCCCTCTTCCAAATGTTCTCACCCCATTATCTGGACAGATGGGTGGAAGGTGACAGAGAGATACCACCCAAAGTATGTGCTGAAAGGGGACCTGCTGAAGGGCAACGTGTCCCTCACCATCCTGAATGCCCAGGAAACAGACAGTGGGACGTACTGCTGCCGTGTGGAGATCCCGGGGTGGTTCAACGATGAGACAACCAACCTCCAGGTGGTGGTTGAGAGAG CTAGGGTCTCTACTGCAAGTCCTCTCACTCACACCTCTCCACTGACCTCAG CTCCTGGGATTGTCAGTGAAACGTCCTTTACTGACAGAATGTGGCCTCcagtttctctttcagaagCTCCTGAGACT GCCTCTGGTTCCAACTCAAGTACTTCAGACTACCCAGAAGTATCCTCAAGCCTGCAG AATACATCCATATCAACTTATAGTCAGCAGTACTCAGAAAAGAGTGTTTACCTCAGAACTGGATTGTGTGTGGCGTTTCTGGTCATCCTTGCTCTGGGTCTGTTCCTAGGTAGAC GATATTTACGCAATATGAAGAAACTGAGTAAGTTTGCAAG CTCTGTTGCATATTGGAGACCAGAACGTGCTGGGAACCAAAGTGCTCTGGAAGTTGAGATCCatgcagaggaaaacatttaCACAATACACTAA
- the LOC107320215 gene encoding hepatitis A virus cellular receptor 1 homolog isoform X7, whose product MEKERPIDLDLAEEKPWSCAGLTVSGLQVKGEVGQNITVPCFYRVKTERDITSVCWGRDACPSSKCSHPIIWTDGWKVTERYHPKYVLKGDLLKGNVSLTILNAQETDSGTYCCRVEIPGWFNDETTNLQVVVERARVSTASPLTHTSPLTSAPGIVSETSFTDRMWPPVSLSEAPETASGSNSSTSDYPEVSSSLQNTSISTYSQQYSEKSVYLRTGLCVAFLVILALGLFLGRRKCFSEDIYAI is encoded by the exons atggaaaaagaaagacctATTGACCTGGATTTGGCTGAAGAGAAgccatggagctgtgcag GCCTTACAGTGTCAGGACTGCAGGTGAAGGGAGAGGTTGGTCAGAATATCACGGTGCCCTGCTTTTACAGGGTTAAGACGGAACGTGACATCACCTCAGTGTGCTGGGGCCGTGATGCCTGCCCCTCTTCCAAATGTTCTCACCCCATTATCTGGACAGATGGGTGGAAGGTGACAGAGAGATACCACCCAAAGTATGTGCTGAAAGGGGACCTGCTGAAGGGCAACGTGTCCCTCACCATCCTGAATGCCCAGGAAACAGACAGTGGGACGTACTGCTGCCGTGTGGAGATCCCGGGGTGGTTCAACGATGAGACAACCAACCTCCAGGTGGTGGTTGAGAGAG CTAGGGTCTCTACTGCAAGTCCTCTCACTCACACCTCTCCACTGACCTCAG CTCCTGGGATTGTCAGTGAAACGTCCTTTACTGACAGAATGTGGCCTCcagtttctctttcagaagCTCCTGAGACT GCCTCTGGTTCCAACTCAAGTACTTCAGACTACCCAGAAGTATCCTCAAGCCTGCAG AATACATCCATATCAACTTATAGTCAGCAGTACTCAGAAAAGAGTGTTTACCTCAGAACTGGATTGTGTGTGGCGTTTCTGGTCATCCTTGCTCTGGGTCTGTTCCTAGGTAGACGTAAGTGCTTCTCAGAG GATATTTACGCAATATGA
- the LOC107320213 gene encoding T-cell immunoglobulin and mucin domain-containing protein 4-like isoform X3 has translation MAAIRLGFLSFLSLTLGSPSAKMSHFVLFRWIVIQAFIVHTMSETVVRAMIGQPVTLPCSYRVARQKDISDICWGRGPCPNSKWQGYISYGDVSLTIQEVKAEDAGIYCCRVEIPGWFNDIKQNIRLAVFRVTSVKKKPKKNGTKSTKHTRKTTFAPQTTSDLQGTVQTAVFLTTTVHPAASPTTESPRATTAFISPMFDETASGTSLEKMVSTSALPDFSASFQAADVRTEVDGIFHSTESIVFPEATALPEPTTLLTPKLTLGPSAMNTASETVVRALIGQPVTLPCSYRVARQKDISDICWGRGPCPNSKCNNKLLHTTGSRVTFRTSQRYNLQGYVSYGDVSLTIQEVTAEDAGIYCCRVEIPGWFNDIKRSIQLVVLRAPPVMTATTGKAPTSPNHFGTTFALQETPDLQATTWAAVPSAAPTTTDSPQTFNETSGNFMEEVVTTGALPDFSTNFQTTDVWAEGEGVFCSTLPISPPEVTTEFPSTLLTADRTEEANTSLLIDATALPEPTTLHTPKLTLGLSETSLNSASNTEKAGIKLSFPISTILTVSLIGISIILMLILLSLLWKHLPWTM, from the exons ATGGCAGCTATAAGGCTTggttttctctccttcctctcactGACCCTGGGGTCGCCATCAGCCAAAATGTCCCATTTTGTGTTGTTTCGCTGGATTGTGATACAGGCCTTTATAG TGCACACCATGTCAGAAACAGTTGTTCGAGCAATGATAGGACAACCTGTCACATTGCCTTGCTCCTACCGGGTGGCAAGACAGAAGGACATCTCCGATATTTGTTGGGGCAGAGGCCCATGCCCAAACTCCAAGTGGCAGGGCTACATTTCCTACGGAGATGTGTCTCTGACAATTCAGGAGGTGAAGGCAGAAGATGCAGGCATATACTGCTGCCGCGTGGAGATTCCAGGCTGGTTCAATGACATCAAGCAGAACATTCGGCTGGCGGTGTTCAGAG TAacatctgtgaagaaaaagccaaagaaaaatggTACCAAATCCACAAAACATACCAGAAAAACAACTTTTGCACCCCAAACAACCTCTGACCTTCAAGGAACAGTGCAGACTGCTGTCTTCCTGACAACAACTGTCCACCCAGCAGCTTCTCCAACCACGGAGTCTCCAAGAGCAacaactgcttttatttccccaatGTTTGATGAGACAGCGAGTGGCACTTCTCTGGAAAAAATGGTGTCAACCAGTGCTCTCCCAGATTTTTCAGCCAGTTTCCAAGCAGCTGATGTGAGGACTGAAGTCGATGGCATCTTCCACTCGACAGAGTCAATAGTTTTTCCTGAAG CAACAGCCCTCCCAGAGCCAACCACACTTCTCACACCAAAGTTAACTCTTGGTCCCTCAG caaTGAAcactgcatcagaaacagttGTTCGAGCACTGATAGGACAACCTGTCACATTGCCTTGCTCCTACCGGGTGGCAAGACAGAAGGACATCTCCGATATTTGTTGGGGCAGAGGCCCATGCCCAAACTCCAAGTGCAATAACAAACTTTTGCACACCACTGGGAGCAGGGTGACGTTCAGAACATCACAGCGGTACAACCTGCAGGGCTACGTTTCCTATGGAGATGTGTCTCTGACAATTCAGGAGGTGACGGCAGAAGATGCGGGCATATACTGCTGCCGCGTGGAGATCCCAGGCTGGTTCAATGACATCAAGAGGAGTATTCAGCTGGTGGTGCTCAGAG CACCTCCAGTGATGACAGCAACCACAGGAAAAGCTCCCACTTCCCCCAACCATTTTGGAACAACTTTTGCTCTCCAGGAAACTCCTGATCTTCAAGCAACCACATGGGCTGCTGTCCCTTCAGCAGCACCTACAACCACCGACTCTCCCCAGACATTCAATGAGACAAGCGGTAACTTCATGGAAGAAGTGGTGACTACCGGAGCTCTCCCAGATTTTTCAACCAATTTCCAAACAACTGATGTGTGGGCTGAGGGTGAAGGTGTGTTCTGTTCAACACTGCCCATCTCTCCTCCCGAAG tgactACTGAATTCCCAAGTACACTTTTGACTGCAGACAGAACTGAAGAGGCCAACACTTCTCTCTTGATAGATG CAACAGCCCTGCCAGAGCCAACCACACTTCACACACCGAAGTTAACCCTTGGTCTCTCAG
- the LOC107320215 gene encoding hepatitis A virus cellular receptor 1 homolog isoform X5, which produces MEKERPIDLDLAEEKPWSCAGLTVSGLQVKGEVGQNITVPCFYRVKTERDITSVCWGRDACPSSKCSHPIIWTDGWKVTERYHPKYVLKGDLLKGNVSLTILNAQETDSGTYCCRVEIPGWFNDETTNLQVVVERARVSTASPLTHTSPLTSAPGIVSETSFTDRMWPPVSLSEAPETNTSISTYSQQYSEKSVYLRTGLCVAFLVILALGLFLGRRYLRNMKKLSKFASSVAYWRPERAGNQSALEVEIHAEENIYTIH; this is translated from the exons atggaaaaagaaagacctATTGACCTGGATTTGGCTGAAGAGAAgccatggagctgtgcag GCCTTACAGTGTCAGGACTGCAGGTGAAGGGAGAGGTTGGTCAGAATATCACGGTGCCCTGCTTTTACAGGGTTAAGACGGAACGTGACATCACCTCAGTGTGCTGGGGCCGTGATGCCTGCCCCTCTTCCAAATGTTCTCACCCCATTATCTGGACAGATGGGTGGAAGGTGACAGAGAGATACCACCCAAAGTATGTGCTGAAAGGGGACCTGCTGAAGGGCAACGTGTCCCTCACCATCCTGAATGCCCAGGAAACAGACAGTGGGACGTACTGCTGCCGTGTGGAGATCCCGGGGTGGTTCAACGATGAGACAACCAACCTCCAGGTGGTGGTTGAGAGAG CTAGGGTCTCTACTGCAAGTCCTCTCACTCACACCTCTCCACTGACCTCAG CTCCTGGGATTGTCAGTGAAACGTCCTTTACTGACAGAATGTGGCCTCcagtttctctttcagaagCTCCTGAGACT AATACATCCATATCAACTTATAGTCAGCAGTACTCAGAAAAGAGTGTTTACCTCAGAACTGGATTGTGTGTGGCGTTTCTGGTCATCCTTGCTCTGGGTCTGTTCCTAGGTAGAC GATATTTACGCAATATGAAGAAACTGAGTAAGTTTGCAAG CTCTGTTGCATATTGGAGACCAGAACGTGCTGGGAACCAAAGTGCTCTGGAAGTTGAGATCCatgcagaggaaaacatttaCACAATACACTAA
- the LOC107320215 gene encoding hepatitis A virus cellular receptor 1 homolog isoform X6 codes for MSSPFFLDWILLFWLTGLTVSGLQVKGEVGQNITVPCFYRVKTERDITSVCWGRDACPSSKCSHPIIWTDGWKVTERYHPKYVLKGDLLKGNVSLTILNAQETDSGTYCCRVEIPGWFNDETTNLQVVVERAPGIVSETSFTDRMWPPVSLSEAPETASGSNSSTSDYPEVSSSLQNTSISTYSQQYSEKSVYLRTGLCVAFLVILALGLFLGRRYLRNMKKLSKFASSVAYWRPERAGNQSALEVEIHAEENIYTIH; via the exons ATGTCTTCTCCATTCTTCCTGGACTGGATCCTTCTATTTTGGCTTACAG GCCTTACAGTGTCAGGACTGCAGGTGAAGGGAGAGGTTGGTCAGAATATCACGGTGCCCTGCTTTTACAGGGTTAAGACGGAACGTGACATCACCTCAGTGTGCTGGGGCCGTGATGCCTGCCCCTCTTCCAAATGTTCTCACCCCATTATCTGGACAGATGGGTGGAAGGTGACAGAGAGATACCACCCAAAGTATGTGCTGAAAGGGGACCTGCTGAAGGGCAACGTGTCCCTCACCATCCTGAATGCCCAGGAAACAGACAGTGGGACGTACTGCTGCCGTGTGGAGATCCCGGGGTGGTTCAACGATGAGACAACCAACCTCCAGGTGGTGGTTGAGAGAG CTCCTGGGATTGTCAGTGAAACGTCCTTTACTGACAGAATGTGGCCTCcagtttctctttcagaagCTCCTGAGACT GCCTCTGGTTCCAACTCAAGTACTTCAGACTACCCAGAAGTATCCTCAAGCCTGCAG AATACATCCATATCAACTTATAGTCAGCAGTACTCAGAAAAGAGTGTTTACCTCAGAACTGGATTGTGTGTGGCGTTTCTGGTCATCCTTGCTCTGGGTCTGTTCCTAGGTAGAC GATATTTACGCAATATGAAGAAACTGAGTAAGTTTGCAAG CTCTGTTGCATATTGGAGACCAGAACGTGCTGGGAACCAAAGTGCTCTGGAAGTTGAGATCCatgcagaggaaaacatttaCACAATACACTAA
- the LOC107320215 gene encoding hepatitis A virus cellular receptor 1 homolog isoform X3, whose amino-acid sequence MSSPFFLDWILLFWLTGLTVSGLQVKGEVGQNITVPCFYRVKTERDITSVCWGRDACPSSKCSHPIIWTDGWKVTERYHPKYVLKGDLLKGNVSLTILNAQETDSGTYCCRVEIPGWFNDETTNLQVVVERARVSTASPLTHTSPLTSAPGIVSETSFTDRMWPPVSLSEAPETASGSNSSTSDYPEVSSSLQNTSISTYSQQYSEKSVYLRTGLCVAFLVILALGLFLGRRYLRNMKKLSKFASSVAYWRPERAGNQSALEVEIHAEENIYTIH is encoded by the exons ATGTCTTCTCCATTCTTCCTGGACTGGATCCTTCTATTTTGGCTTACAG GCCTTACAGTGTCAGGACTGCAGGTGAAGGGAGAGGTTGGTCAGAATATCACGGTGCCCTGCTTTTACAGGGTTAAGACGGAACGTGACATCACCTCAGTGTGCTGGGGCCGTGATGCCTGCCCCTCTTCCAAATGTTCTCACCCCATTATCTGGACAGATGGGTGGAAGGTGACAGAGAGATACCACCCAAAGTATGTGCTGAAAGGGGACCTGCTGAAGGGCAACGTGTCCCTCACCATCCTGAATGCCCAGGAAACAGACAGTGGGACGTACTGCTGCCGTGTGGAGATCCCGGGGTGGTTCAACGATGAGACAACCAACCTCCAGGTGGTGGTTGAGAGAG CTAGGGTCTCTACTGCAAGTCCTCTCACTCACACCTCTCCACTGACCTCAG CTCCTGGGATTGTCAGTGAAACGTCCTTTACTGACAGAATGTGGCCTCcagtttctctttcagaagCTCCTGAGACT GCCTCTGGTTCCAACTCAAGTACTTCAGACTACCCAGAAGTATCCTCAAGCCTGCAG AATACATCCATATCAACTTATAGTCAGCAGTACTCAGAAAAGAGTGTTTACCTCAGAACTGGATTGTGTGTGGCGTTTCTGGTCATCCTTGCTCTGGGTCTGTTCCTAGGTAGAC GATATTTACGCAATATGAAGAAACTGAGTAAGTTTGCAAG CTCTGTTGCATATTGGAGACCAGAACGTGCTGGGAACCAAAGTGCTCTGGAAGTTGAGATCCatgcagaggaaaacatttaCACAATACACTAA
- the LOC107320215 gene encoding hepatitis A virus cellular receptor 2-like isoform X8 — protein sequence MEKERPIDLDLAEEKPWSCAGLTVSGLQVKGEVGQNITVPCFYRVKTERDITSVCWGRDACPSSKCSHPIIWTDGWKVTERYHPKYVLKGDLLKGNVSLTILNAQETDSGTYCCRVEIPGWFNDETTNLQVVVERAPGIVSETSFTDRMWPPVSLSEAPETNTSISTYSQQYSEKSVYLRTGLCVAFLVILALGLFLGRRYLRNMKKLSKFASSVAYWRPERAGNQSALEVEIHAEENIYTIH from the exons atggaaaaagaaagacctATTGACCTGGATTTGGCTGAAGAGAAgccatggagctgtgcag GCCTTACAGTGTCAGGACTGCAGGTGAAGGGAGAGGTTGGTCAGAATATCACGGTGCCCTGCTTTTACAGGGTTAAGACGGAACGTGACATCACCTCAGTGTGCTGGGGCCGTGATGCCTGCCCCTCTTCCAAATGTTCTCACCCCATTATCTGGACAGATGGGTGGAAGGTGACAGAGAGATACCACCCAAAGTATGTGCTGAAAGGGGACCTGCTGAAGGGCAACGTGTCCCTCACCATCCTGAATGCCCAGGAAACAGACAGTGGGACGTACTGCTGCCGTGTGGAGATCCCGGGGTGGTTCAACGATGAGACAACCAACCTCCAGGTGGTGGTTGAGAGAG CTCCTGGGATTGTCAGTGAAACGTCCTTTACTGACAGAATGTGGCCTCcagtttctctttcagaagCTCCTGAGACT AATACATCCATATCAACTTATAGTCAGCAGTACTCAGAAAAGAGTGTTTACCTCAGAACTGGATTGTGTGTGGCGTTTCTGGTCATCCTTGCTCTGGGTCTGTTCCTAGGTAGAC GATATTTACGCAATATGAAGAAACTGAGTAAGTTTGCAAG CTCTGTTGCATATTGGAGACCAGAACGTGCTGGGAACCAAAGTGCTCTGGAAGTTGAGATCCatgcagaggaaaacatttaCACAATACACTAA
- the LOC107320215 gene encoding hepatitis A virus cellular receptor 1 homolog isoform X4, producing the protein MEKERPIDLDLAEEKPWSCAGLTVSGLQVKGEVGQNITVPCFYRVKTERDITSVCWGRDACPSSKCSHPIIWTDGWKVTERYHPKYVLKGDLLKGNVSLTILNAQETDSGTYCCRVEIPGWFNDETTNLQVVVERAPGIVSETSFTDRMWPPVSLSEAPETASGSNSSTSDYPEVSSSLQNTSISTYSQQYSEKSVYLRTGLCVAFLVILALGLFLGRRYLRNMKKLSKFASSVAYWRPERAGNQSALEVEIHAEENIYTIH; encoded by the exons atggaaaaagaaagacctATTGACCTGGATTTGGCTGAAGAGAAgccatggagctgtgcag GCCTTACAGTGTCAGGACTGCAGGTGAAGGGAGAGGTTGGTCAGAATATCACGGTGCCCTGCTTTTACAGGGTTAAGACGGAACGTGACATCACCTCAGTGTGCTGGGGCCGTGATGCCTGCCCCTCTTCCAAATGTTCTCACCCCATTATCTGGACAGATGGGTGGAAGGTGACAGAGAGATACCACCCAAAGTATGTGCTGAAAGGGGACCTGCTGAAGGGCAACGTGTCCCTCACCATCCTGAATGCCCAGGAAACAGACAGTGGGACGTACTGCTGCCGTGTGGAGATCCCGGGGTGGTTCAACGATGAGACAACCAACCTCCAGGTGGTGGTTGAGAGAG CTCCTGGGATTGTCAGTGAAACGTCCTTTACTGACAGAATGTGGCCTCcagtttctctttcagaagCTCCTGAGACT GCCTCTGGTTCCAACTCAAGTACTTCAGACTACCCAGAAGTATCCTCAAGCCTGCAG AATACATCCATATCAACTTATAGTCAGCAGTACTCAGAAAAGAGTGTTTACCTCAGAACTGGATTGTGTGTGGCGTTTCTGGTCATCCTTGCTCTGGGTCTGTTCCTAGGTAGAC GATATTTACGCAATATGAAGAAACTGAGTAAGTTTGCAAG CTCTGTTGCATATTGGAGACCAGAACGTGCTGGGAACCAAAGTGCTCTGGAAGTTGAGATCCatgcagaggaaaacatttaCACAATACACTAA